A region of Nostoc sp. 'Peltigera membranacea cyanobiont' N6 DNA encodes the following proteins:
- a CDS encoding tetratricopeptide repeat protein, translating to MTNTVESLFDTGLERYKAGEAVDSLIPVFKEVCDRAPKTSAAWICLAWLYLLDNKPNLAYKAAQKAIKLNPQDPQARINIALAMLETGQKGLREHIDIAQQLIFVNEEWQDEIKNSIEDGLSRKPDWQSLKKVKNWLFEE from the coding sequence ATGACTAATACAGTAGAATCCCTGTTTGATACAGGTTTGGAACGCTATAAAGCTGGAGAGGCGGTAGATTCTTTAATCCCTGTGTTTAAAGAAGTGTGCGATCGCGCTCCGAAAACTAGTGCTGCTTGGATTTGTTTGGCGTGGTTGTATCTACTCGATAACAAACCCAACTTGGCTTACAAAGCTGCACAGAAAGCAATCAAGTTAAACCCACAAGATCCACAGGCTAGAATCAATATCGCCTTGGCAATGCTGGAAACAGGTCAAAAAGGTTTACGAGAACATATTGACATAGCACAGCAGCTAATTTTTGTCAATGAAGAGTGGCAGGATGAAATAAAAAATAGTATTGAAGACGGTTTAAGTAGAAAACCAGATTGGCAGAGTTTGAAAAAAGTCAAAAATTGGCTATTTGAAGAGTGA
- a CDS encoding heavy metal translocating P-type ATPase, producing the protein MQLVPKTKLGPELDPILEKIILDVGGMKCAGCVNAVERQLTQHPGVKSACVNLATEVAVVESETGAVDADALAQQLTAVGFPTQPRKARGTVVVVGEMSTLSDPAERQRREMQSSLRQLAIAAILLLLSGSGHFGNLGSSVLPLLNNIWFHCGLATVALLIPGRPILVDGWLGWRRNAPNMNTLIGLGTLTAYIASLVALLFPQLGWECFFDEPVMMLGFIILGKTLEQQARGRAAAAFRKLLALQPQVARLIANPEKDGVGSSSVEIPAEQVRVGEWLKVLPGDKIPVDGEVVVGQTTVDESMLTGEAVPVIKQPGDLVTGGTINQSGAIAIQTTRTGSDTTLAQIVALVEAAQTRKAPVQKLADTVAGYFTYGVLTASAFTFVFWYFFGTHIWTDITMSGGMEMMGHATHQVPHSPLLISLKLAIAVMVVACPCALGLATPTAILVGTAMGAERGLLIKGGDVLEKVHQLDTVVFDKTGTLTTGNPIVTDCLLIEGSATGDWGLRTRNSQSLLQLAAAVENGTHHPLAKAIQQEALRQQLSIPEAVDFHTEPGLGISAVVENTVVLLGNWDWLSWHGIDISETAQQVAQDLATDGKTVVCVAVGGTLAGLIAVSDPLRPDAQSTVDKLRQMGLRVMLLSGDRKEAASAIAKQLGLDSADVIAGVPPAKKAAAIQSLQKEGLGTRDWRLGKILPNAQSPISNPQSVVAMVGDGINDAPALSQADVGIALHSGTDVAMETAEIILMRDRLNDVVESIQLSRATFKKIRQNLFWAFAYNTVGIPLAAGVLFPSLGFVLNPSSAAALMAFSSVSVVTNSILLRRLAHQP; encoded by the coding sequence ATGCAACTTGTCCCAAAAACTAAGCTAGGCCCAGAACTTGACCCAATCCTAGAGAAAATTATTCTCGATGTTGGGGGCATGAAGTGTGCTGGGTGTGTGAATGCGGTAGAACGACAGCTAACCCAACATCCAGGAGTCAAGAGTGCCTGTGTGAACCTGGCCACAGAGGTAGCAGTTGTAGAGTCAGAAACTGGTGCGGTAGATGCAGATGCACTAGCACAGCAATTAACAGCTGTTGGATTCCCGACTCAACCCCGAAAAGCTAGGGGCACAGTAGTAGTAGTAGGCGAGATGTCTACCTTATCAGACCCAGCAGAACGACAACGCCGAGAAATGCAGTCTTCTTTAAGGCAATTGGCGATCGCTGCAATATTGCTGTTATTGTCGGGAAGTGGACATTTTGGTAATCTTGGTAGCTCAGTGCTGCCACTACTAAATAACATCTGGTTTCACTGTGGACTGGCGACAGTGGCGTTACTAATTCCCGGTCGCCCGATTTTAGTGGACGGCTGGCTAGGCTGGCGGCGAAATGCGCCCAACATGAACACCCTGATCGGATTAGGAACGCTGACTGCCTACATTGCTAGTTTAGTAGCGCTGCTGTTTCCCCAATTGGGTTGGGAGTGCTTCTTTGACGAACCAGTAATGATGCTGGGCTTTATTATTTTAGGAAAGACATTAGAACAACAAGCTAGAGGTCGCGCTGCTGCTGCATTTAGAAAATTGCTAGCACTCCAGCCACAGGTAGCGCGATTGATTGCTAACCCAGAAAAAGACGGAGTGGGATCTTCTAGTGTAGAGATTCCTGCTGAACAGGTGCGGGTTGGTGAATGGTTAAAAGTGCTGCCTGGTGATAAAATCCCTGTCGATGGTGAAGTCGTGGTTGGTCAAACAACAGTCGATGAATCCATGTTGACTGGGGAAGCCGTGCCAGTAATTAAGCAACCAGGAGATTTGGTGACAGGGGGGACAATAAATCAGTCAGGAGCGATCGCTATTCAGACAACCCGGACTGGAAGTGATACAACTCTAGCTCAAATTGTCGCTTTAGTAGAAGCCGCCCAAACTCGGAAAGCCCCAGTACAGAAATTAGCGGATACAGTAGCTGGTTACTTTACCTACGGGGTATTGACAGCATCTGCATTCACATTTGTCTTTTGGTACTTTTTTGGCACTCACATCTGGACTGATATCACCATGTCTGGTGGTATGGAAATGATGGGTCACGCTACACATCAAGTTCCCCACTCTCCCCTATTAATCAGCTTAAAACTAGCGATCGCAGTTATGGTGGTCGCCTGTCCCTGCGCTTTAGGACTTGCCACCCCAACAGCCATTCTGGTCGGGACTGCTATGGGCGCAGAGAGGGGTTTGTTAATCAAAGGCGGCGATGTTTTAGAAAAAGTCCACCAGTTAGACACTGTAGTATTTGATAAAACTGGCACTCTGACCACAGGTAATCCCATCGTTACAGATTGTCTGTTAATTGAGGGATCGGCGACTGGGGACTGGGGACTGAGGACTAGGAATTCCCAATCTCTATTACAACTAGCAGCAGCTGTAGAAAACGGTACTCATCACCCGTTAGCAAAAGCGATTCAGCAAGAAGCACTACGGCAACAGTTATCTATTCCAGAGGCTGTGGACTTTCACACGGAACCAGGATTGGGAATCTCTGCTGTAGTAGAGAACACGGTTGTATTGTTAGGTAACTGGGACTGGTTGAGTTGGCACGGCATTGACATTAGCGAAACAGCACAACAGGTAGCACAGGATTTAGCAACGGATGGTAAAACAGTCGTTTGCGTAGCTGTTGGGGGAACTTTAGCTGGGCTAATTGCTGTTTCCGATCCCCTCAGACCAGATGCCCAATCGACTGTAGACAAGTTGCGCCAGATGGGTCTACGGGTAATGTTGCTCAGTGGCGATCGCAAAGAAGCAGCTAGCGCCATAGCCAAACAACTAGGATTAGATAGCGCTGATGTAATCGCGGGTGTACCCCCAGCTAAAAAAGCGGCGGCAATCCAGTCTCTCCAGAAAGAGGGATTGGGGACTAGGGACTGGCGACTAGGAAAAATTCTGCCTAATGCCCAATCCCCAATATCCAATCCCCAGTCCGTTGTGGCAATGGTCGGAGATGGAATCAATGATGCTCCTGCTTTATCCCAAGCAGATGTAGGAATTGCTTTACACTCCGGGACAGATGTGGCGATGGAAACTGCTGAAATTATCCTAATGCGCGATCGCTTAAACGATGTCGTCGAATCAATTCAGCTTAGTCGCGCCACCTTCAAAAAAATCCGCCAAAATTTATTCTGGGCTTTTGCATATAATACAGTTGGCATTCCTTTAGCAGCAGGTGTTTTGTTCCCTAGTCTGGGTTTTGTCCTTAACCCATCTAGTGCTGCTGCATTAATGGCTTTTAGCTCTGTTAGCGTCGTCACAAACTCAATATTATTACGGCGATTAGCTCATCAGCCTTAG
- a CDS encoding FHA domain-containing protein, whose protein sequence is MAKYDTKQILIYHSSTDLSMAAETNENHLLIIEDDQGRKEFSLEQPVYSIGRDRECNIRLMSQFVSRRHATLVRLPREHNSHSYYYRIVDGDAKGKASSNGLMINGRKIPTHDLRNEDEIVFGPQVRAIYYLLKNTQRLGQTDSSEYDITLINPGMAEDLEDLGD, encoded by the coding sequence ATGGCAAAATACGATACTAAACAAATCTTGATATATCACAGTTCCACCGATTTGTCAATGGCAGCAGAAACTAATGAAAACCATCTACTGATTATTGAAGACGATCAAGGTCGCAAAGAATTTTCTCTGGAGCAACCCGTCTACTCTATAGGTAGAGACCGCGAATGTAATATCCGTTTGATGTCGCAGTTTGTCTCCCGCCGCCATGCCACATTAGTGAGATTGCCACGAGAGCATAATAGCCATAGCTACTATTACCGGATTGTAGATGGCGATGCCAAAGGTAAAGCTAGTTCCAACGGTTTGATGATTAATGGACGTAAGATACCAACCCACGATCTCAGAAATGAAGACGAGATCGTTTTTGGCCCTCAAGTCCGTGCCATTTATTACCTTTTAAAAAACACTCAGCGTTTGGGACAAACGGATTCGAGCGAGTACGACATTACACTAATAAACCCCGGTATGGCCGAGGATTTGGAGGATCTGGGAGATTAA
- a CDS encoding TIGR01777 family oxidoreductase has protein sequence MKVAITGATGFVGSLLVQRLHGKGHQIVVLTRNTAFAQKVFPSEAFANVEIVPYTPNASGSWQSVIASCDGVVNLAGEPIGEGRWTPERKQEILNSRKLGTQKIVEAITNANPKTEVATTGSHPLAEVPSVEGSGVGTPATRRLPTVLINASAIGYYGTSETATFDETSPSGNDFLAQVCQVWEAEARKVKDASVRLVILRFGVILGNGGALGKMIPPFKLFAGGPIGSGRQWFSWIHVDDVVNLIMQALTKPEIEGVYNATAPNPVRMADLSQTLGQVMNRPSWLPVPGFAIEALLGDGAIVVLEGQQVLPKRTVETGFEYKYPNLQSALRQILN, from the coding sequence ATGAAAGTAGCAATTACTGGAGCAACAGGATTTGTCGGTAGTCTTCTGGTACAACGACTCCACGGGAAAGGTCATCAAATAGTAGTATTAACTCGGAACACCGCTTTTGCTCAAAAGGTTTTTCCATCTGAGGCTTTCGCCAATGTAGAAATTGTTCCCTACACACCAAACGCCTCCGGTTCTTGGCAAAGTGTCATTGCTAGTTGTGATGGTGTAGTGAATCTAGCAGGAGAACCCATTGGTGAAGGACGCTGGACACCAGAACGCAAACAAGAAATCCTCAATAGCCGAAAGTTAGGTACACAAAAAATAGTTGAAGCAATAACCAACGCTAACCCCAAGACAGAAGTCGCTACAACGGGGAGCCACCCCCTTGCGGAGGTTCCTTCCGTTGAGGGGAGTGGCGTGGGAACCCCTGCAACGCGCCGTCTCCCAACTGTGTTAATTAACGCTTCGGCTATTGGCTACTACGGCACCAGTGAAACGGCAACCTTTGATGAAACAAGCCCATCTGGTAACGATTTTCTCGCCCAAGTCTGCCAAGTCTGGGAAGCAGAAGCAAGAAAGGTAAAAGATGCTAGTGTACGGCTGGTCATTCTGCGTTTTGGGGTTATTCTAGGCAATGGTGGTGCTTTAGGTAAAATGATTCCACCTTTCAAACTCTTTGCTGGTGGCCCCATTGGTAGTGGTCGCCAGTGGTTCTCATGGATTCATGTAGACGATGTAGTTAACTTGATTATGCAAGCTTTAACTAAACCGGAAATAGAAGGCGTATACAATGCCACTGCCCCTAACCCAGTGCGAATGGCAGATTTAAGTCAAACTTTGGGACAAGTAATGAATCGCCCTTCTTGGTTGCCTGTTCCGGGTTTTGCGATCGAAGCTCTTTTAGGAGACGGGGCTATAGTAGTTTTAGAAGGTCAGCAAGTCCTTCCGAAGCGCACCGTGGAAACAGGATTTGAGTACAAATATCCTAATTTACAGTCAGCACTAAGACAAATTCTGAATTAG
- a CDS encoding CPBP family glutamic-type intramembrane protease, with protein sequence MTLKRLILIFILTPIAVLLAVSQLFASWQEPQFQSRLELYQTNIALQAQAWQSKDSSDDNLQAIREAILGDQPLESSTKQYEEARQSVQANLDKVNSKLAQLSSQPEITPTLPKPLPDAPPTTKTSKQGQKQLQQSLKQLQKLLAELDLRLGILQAQQGQTDTALKTWSELQQRSNINPEFGETASVLSGLWSNPPRLLQNAQERIQKNLEGWFRSNALVKLYQLQQREDALSAVKAAQQESAAQAVLKLAVIGTIPTLAALIGLILLILLFAQRLLKGKTSLLAQNANVPWSTPWDGETILQVFIVGFFFMGQIFVPLVISVLPIPRPIVDVRLQAFSVLVSYLLVALGALLVLYFSLKPFFPLPEFWFRFRFQDNWFWWGLGGYCTALPIVVVVSLINQQLWQGQGGSNPLLQLALESRDGIALGIFFSTAAIAAPFFEEILFRGFLLPSLTRYLPVWGSILISSLLFAIAHLSLSEILPLTALGIVLGVVYTRSRNLLAPMLLHSLWNSGTLLSLFVLGSN encoded by the coding sequence ATGACACTCAAGCGGTTAATTTTAATTTTTATACTGACACCGATCGCAGTTCTGTTGGCAGTTTCGCAATTATTTGCTAGTTGGCAAGAACCTCAGTTCCAAAGTCGCCTAGAATTATACCAAACTAATATTGCTCTCCAAGCCCAAGCTTGGCAATCAAAAGATAGCAGCGATGACAATCTCCAGGCGATTCGGGAAGCGATACTTGGCGATCAACCCCTGGAAAGCTCCACAAAGCAGTATGAGGAGGCGCGTCAATCAGTTCAAGCTAATTTGGACAAAGTTAATAGCAAACTTGCACAATTAAGCTCTCAACCTGAAATAACTCCCACACTTCCGAAACCTCTACCTGACGCTCCTCCCACAACTAAAACCTCTAAACAGGGACAGAAACAGTTACAGCAGTCCCTCAAACAACTCCAGAAATTACTGGCTGAATTAGACTTGCGCCTGGGAATTTTACAAGCACAGCAAGGACAAACGGATACAGCCCTCAAAACTTGGAGCGAATTACAACAACGCTCAAATATCAATCCAGAATTTGGGGAAACGGCCTCTGTATTAAGTGGACTGTGGAGCAATCCTCCCCGTCTGCTGCAAAATGCTCAAGAACGGATTCAAAAGAATTTAGAAGGTTGGTTTCGTTCAAATGCTTTAGTTAAGCTATACCAACTCCAGCAACGAGAAGACGCTTTATCAGCAGTTAAAGCTGCACAACAAGAATCTGCGGCTCAAGCAGTATTGAAATTAGCTGTTATTGGGACTATTCCCACTTTGGCAGCTTTAATTGGTCTAATACTGCTGATTTTATTATTTGCTCAACGCTTGTTGAAAGGAAAAACCTCGTTATTAGCTCAAAATGCTAATGTCCCTTGGTCAACGCCTTGGGATGGTGAAACGATTTTGCAGGTTTTTATTGTAGGCTTTTTCTTTATGGGGCAAATTTTTGTGCCCTTGGTGATATCGGTGTTACCCATCCCGCGTCCTATTGTTGATGTCCGACTTCAGGCGTTTTCTGTTTTGGTTAGTTACCTATTGGTGGCGTTAGGTGCGCTGTTAGTGCTGTATTTCTCTCTTAAGCCGTTTTTCCCGTTACCAGAATTTTGGTTTCGCTTCCGTTTTCAAGATAACTGGTTTTGGTGGGGACTGGGAGGCTATTGCACGGCTTTACCTATAGTTGTGGTGGTATCTTTGATTAATCAACAGCTATGGCAAGGACAGGGTGGTAGTAACCCCCTGTTGCAACTAGCTCTAGAAAGCCGAGATGGTATAGCACTAGGCATATTTTTCTCCACAGCCGCGATCGCAGCTCCATTTTTTGAAGAAATCCTATTTCGTGGCTTTTTGTTACCCTCTCTAACTCGCTACTTACCCGTGTGGGGATCGATTTTGATTAGTAGTTTGTTGTTTGCGATCGCTCACCTTAGCTTGTCGGAAATTCTTCCCCTGACTGCATTAGGGATTGTTTTAGGGGTCGTTTACACGCGATCGCGCAATCTCCTTGCTCCTATGCTCCTTCACAGCCTCTGGAATAGTGGTACATTATTAAGTTTGTTTGTTTTAGGTAGCAATTAA
- a CDS encoding TM2 domain-containing protein has translation MANLNPTHPTKQLLAGYCGIILGGFGVHKFILGYAPEGFIMLVISLVGGSFTYGIALVIMLLVGLIEGMIYLNKSPEEFVNTYFVNKQGWF, from the coding sequence ATGGCAAATCTCAACCCCACTCACCCTACCAAACAACTTCTAGCTGGTTACTGTGGCATTATCCTGGGAGGATTTGGGGTTCATAAATTTATTCTAGGATACGCTCCAGAAGGCTTTATTATGTTGGTGATTTCTTTAGTCGGGGGTTCTTTTACCTACGGCATTGCCTTGGTAATTATGCTACTTGTGGGTTTAATTGAAGGCATGATCTACTTGAATAAGTCGCCTGAAGAATTTGTAAATACCTACTTTGTGAATAAACAGGGCTGGTTCTAG
- a CDS encoding SRPBCC family protein, protein MSDWLEHTVQVEVEAPIDLVWSLWSDLEQMPRWMKWIDSVKIPPDNPDISLWKLRAGGGLEFTWKSRILKVIPKQIIQWESIDGLPNQGAIRFYDRNGSSIVKMTISYAIPGILGKIMDNLFLGRVVESTIQADLERFKEYALNVKGN, encoded by the coding sequence ATGTCAGATTGGTTAGAGCATACTGTGCAGGTAGAAGTAGAGGCTCCCATAGATTTAGTATGGAGCCTCTGGTCTGATTTGGAGCAAATGCCCCGGTGGATGAAGTGGATTGATTCTGTGAAAATTCCGCCAGATAATCCAGATATATCTCTTTGGAAACTTCGTGCTGGTGGCGGTCTGGAATTTACCTGGAAATCCCGAATTCTCAAAGTTATCCCAAAGCAAATTATCCAATGGGAATCGATTGATGGTTTGCCGAATCAGGGAGCGATTCGCTTTTACGATCGCAATGGTAGTAGCATTGTCAAAATGACTATTTCCTACGCTATCCCCGGCATTCTTGGCAAAATTATGGATAACTTATTTTTGGGGCGGGTAGTTGAATCAACAATTCAAGCTGATTTGGAAAGGTTTAAAGAATACGCGCTGAATGTTAAAGGGAATTGA
- a CDS encoding CopG family transcriptional regulator — protein sequence MIMTNKKWAVKRITVNLATQEAEKLEKYCQQTGRPATDVIRELIRSLPISDDGKDVNK from the coding sequence ATGATAATGACAAATAAAAAATGGGCCGTTAAACGCATAACAGTTAATCTCGCAACACAGGAAGCGGAAAAACTAGAAAAATATTGCCAACAAACAGGTAGACCTGCAACCGATGTGATTCGGGAACTGATTAGAAGTTTACCGATCTCCGATGATGGCAAAGATGTAAACAAGTAA
- a CDS encoding iron-sulfur cluster assembly accessory protein, with protein sequence MTQAIQSQQRGILLSEAALHQVKSLRDKQGTDFCLRVGVRQGGCSGMSYMMDFEDTSKITPQDEVFDYDGFKIVSDPKSLLYLYGLMLDYSDAMIGGGFQFTNPNANQTCGCGKSFGV encoded by the coding sequence ATGACACAAGCAATTCAGTCTCAACAACGCGGAATTCTGTTGAGCGAAGCCGCATTGCACCAGGTAAAATCCCTCCGAGACAAGCAAGGGACAGATTTCTGCTTACGGGTAGGAGTCCGTCAGGGTGGCTGTTCTGGGATGTCTTACATGATGGATTTTGAAGACACTAGCAAGATTACCCCGCAGGATGAAGTTTTTGACTATGATGGCTTCAAAATTGTCAGCGATCCCAAGAGTCTGTTATATCTCTACGGTTTAATGCTCGATTACAGCGATGCCATGATTGGCGGTGGTTTTCAATTCACCAACCCCAATGCCAACCAAACTTGCGGTTGCGGCAAGTCATTTGGGGTGTAA
- a CDS encoding DUF6930 domain-containing protein produces the protein MTSFNRSTSRRLKKLTQIPSVWEGDRRPLSSPNQHSDSEEKGECILWVDYSQGVVRGMDVVASDIGPEAIVRTLMRAMEHPHSPARPARPQRIVVKDREIQFYLRGVLQDLDIAIDYAPELPLIDELFRGFADILDSQTPDLPPQYAQILQEKAFAIWEAAPWEFLEEQQILSIEINKWDVGTLYASVMGMLGMEYGILFYRSEESLKQFRTAVLQDEDSNEHLEEAFLKQDCLFLTFESAEEDEDEDEDEESDLADLPLSEIDPTFGNIHPLEGLRSVLYDEEALVILVAIESLIRFIRDRRRDLQEDIFPTLSRRYRISLPQSEESTKSVAVTVSTMPQLAAELEEMAGFGDDEEIDNLDFGNFQSLQDDLIPEDSFLSLGVVSWEILDRLRKGVTYHKAGEIKEVGDGLPVILIQTSRPKAKTVIERIEAAGGLRAICFNPGADPFDGDRYDLGLLQTQNDELFLFGEFLDEDPVHVEARKKWNQRCKNTKGYCGLIIAKGLTGASRGNPQLRDMMALFETRSLSPKDLGIGTLKLMPQLNLE, from the coding sequence ATGACAAGTTTTAATCGCTCTACCAGTCGTCGCTTGAAGAAATTAACGCAAATTCCTTCTGTATGGGAGGGCGATCGCCGTCCGTTGTCATCACCAAACCAGCACTCAGACTCCGAGGAAAAGGGAGAATGCATTCTTTGGGTAGATTACTCCCAAGGTGTAGTTCGAGGAATGGACGTGGTAGCTTCAGATATCGGCCCAGAAGCAATAGTTCGTACCTTAATGCGAGCAATGGAGCATCCCCACAGTCCGGCAAGACCTGCCAGACCCCAAAGAATTGTAGTCAAAGACCGTGAGATCCAATTTTACCTGCGGGGGGTGCTGCAAGATTTGGATATTGCCATTGACTATGCACCAGAACTACCTTTAATTGACGAACTGTTTCGCGGGTTCGCCGACATCCTCGATAGTCAAACCCCCGACTTACCCCCACAGTATGCACAAATCTTGCAAGAAAAAGCATTTGCAATTTGGGAAGCAGCACCTTGGGAATTTTTGGAAGAACAGCAAATTTTGTCAATCGAGATTAATAAGTGGGATGTTGGCACTCTCTATGCCTCAGTTATGGGAATGCTGGGAATGGAGTATGGGATTTTGTTTTATCGCTCAGAGGAGTCTTTAAAACAGTTTCGCACCGCAGTTTTACAAGATGAAGACTCAAATGAGCATCTAGAAGAAGCATTCCTCAAGCAAGATTGCCTGTTTCTCACCTTTGAGAGTGCTGAAGAAGACGAAGATGAAGACGAAGACGAAGAAAGTGATTTGGCGGATCTGCCATTATCAGAAATTGACCCAACTTTCGGTAATATCCACCCCTTAGAAGGACTGCGGTCTGTTTTGTATGACGAAGAAGCACTGGTAATCTTGGTTGCGATCGAAAGTCTGATCCGCTTTATTCGCGATCGCCGTCGCGATTTACAAGAGGATATCTTCCCTACCCTCAGTCGCCGTTATCGCATTTCTCTACCGCAGTCGGAAGAATCAACTAAATCTGTGGCTGTGACAGTCTCTACAATGCCGCAGTTAGCAGCAGAGTTAGAGGAAATGGCAGGCTTTGGTGATGATGAGGAAATTGACAACCTTGACTTTGGGAATTTCCAATCATTGCAAGATGACTTGATACCGGAAGACTCTTTCCTCAGCTTAGGTGTAGTGTCCTGGGAAATCTTGGATCGCCTCCGTAAGGGGGTAACTTACCATAAAGCTGGTGAAATTAAAGAAGTGGGTGACGGTTTGCCGGTAATTTTAATTCAAACTTCCCGGCCCAAGGCTAAGACTGTAATTGAAAGAATTGAAGCAGCAGGCGGACTGAGAGCAATTTGCTTTAATCCAGGTGCCGATCCTTTCGATGGCGATCGCTACGACCTCGGTTTATTGCAAACTCAAAATGATGAATTGTTCCTATTTGGTGAATTTTTAGATGAAGATCCAGTTCATGTAGAAGCCCGGAAAAAATGGAATCAACGCTGTAAAAATACTAAGGGCTACTGTGGCTTAATCATTGCCAAAGGGCTAACGGGAGCCTCTCGTGGCAATCCTCAGTTACGGGATATGATGGCTTTATTTGAAACGCGATCGCTTTCACCAAAAGATTTAGGTATTGGCACTCTCAAACTCATGCCCCAACTTAACTTGGAATAG
- the zds gene encoding 9,9'-di-cis-zeta-carotene desaturase, with protein MRVAIVGAGLAGLATAIDLADAGCEIEIFESRPFVGGKVGSWVDGDGNHLEMGLHVFFGCYYQLFDLMKKVGVLENLRLKEHTHTFINKGGRTGGLDFRFFTGAPFNGLKAFFTTSQLSLQDKLQNAIALGTSPIVRGLVDFNGAMKTIRNLDKVSFADWFRSHGGSNGSIKRLWNPIAYALGFIDCENMSARCMLTIFQLFAVRTEASVLRMLEGSPSEYLHKPILEYLEARGTKVYTRRQVREIQFTESAEQTRVTGIVVAQGDAVETIAADAYVFACDVPGIQRILPQEWRKWSEFDNIYKLDAVPVATVQLRFDGWVTELNDGEERKQLNHAAGIDNLLYTADADFSCFADLALTSPADYYRPGQGSLLQLVLTPGDPFIAQSNEAIANHVLKQVHELFPSSRELNMTWYSVVKLAQSLYREAPGMDAYRPNQKTPVDNFFLAGSYTQQDYIDSMEGATISGRRAAKVILESLKK; from the coding sequence ATGCGCGTTGCAATCGTAGGTGCGGGACTGGCTGGACTAGCAACCGCAATAGATTTAGCTGATGCTGGTTGTGAAATAGAGATATTTGAGTCTCGTCCGTTTGTGGGTGGTAAAGTTGGCAGTTGGGTTGATGGAGATGGCAACCATCTAGAAATGGGGTTGCATGTATTTTTCGGGTGCTACTACCAACTATTTGACTTGATGAAGAAAGTGGGGGTGTTAGAAAACTTACGTCTCAAGGAACATACTCACACTTTTATTAATAAAGGGGGGCGCACTGGTGGTTTGGATTTTCGCTTCTTTACAGGTGCGCCTTTCAATGGCTTAAAGGCATTTTTCACGACTTCTCAATTATCGTTGCAGGATAAACTGCAAAATGCGATCGCTTTGGGTACTAGTCCGATAGTTCGCGGATTGGTAGACTTCAATGGGGCGATGAAAACTATTCGCAACTTAGATAAAGTTAGCTTTGCCGATTGGTTTCGCAGTCACGGTGGGAGTAATGGCAGCATTAAGCGGTTATGGAACCCCATCGCCTACGCATTGGGATTTATTGATTGCGAAAATATGTCTGCCCGTTGTATGTTAACGATATTCCAGTTATTTGCAGTCAGAACTGAAGCTTCAGTTTTGCGAATGCTAGAAGGTTCTCCATCTGAATATTTACACAAGCCCATTCTGGAATATTTGGAAGCTAGAGGGACTAAAGTTTACACCCGTCGGCAAGTTCGGGAAATTCAGTTTACAGAGTCAGCTGAACAAACCCGTGTCACTGGTATAGTAGTTGCCCAAGGTGATGCAGTAGAAACGATCGCTGCTGATGCTTACGTTTTTGCCTGTGATGTTCCAGGAATTCAACGCATCCTACCCCAGGAGTGGCGTAAGTGGTCAGAATTTGACAATATTTACAAACTGGATGCAGTGCCAGTAGCCACAGTGCAATTACGCTTCGATGGTTGGGTAACGGAACTGAACGATGGAGAGGAACGTAAACAGCTAAATCATGCGGCTGGAATCGATAATTTGCTGTACACAGCCGATGCTGACTTTTCTTGTTTTGCTGATTTGGCGTTAACTAGCCCTGCTGATTATTATCGCCCAGGACAGGGATCTTTGTTGCAACTAGTCCTGACACCGGGAGATCCGTTTATTGCCCAAAGCAATGAAGCGATCGCAAATCATGTCCTCAAGCAAGTCCACGAACTGTTTCCCTCGTCACGAGAGCTAAATATGACTTGGTATAGTGTGGTAAAACTTGCTCAGTCTCTCTACCGAGAAGCACCAGGAATGGATGCGTATCGTCCCAATCAAAAAACACCAGTAGATAATTTCTTCCTTGCAGGGAGTTATACCCAGCAAGACTACATCGACAGTATGGAAGGTGCTACTATTTCTGGACGGCGGGCGGCAAAAGTGATTTTGGAAAGTTTGAAGAAATAA